Sequence from the Hylaeus volcanicus isolate JK05 chromosome 1, UHH_iyHylVolc1.0_haploid, whole genome shotgun sequence genome:
TATACCAGCATTTGTTGGTTGTATTAGAGTTAACTGAGACTGTGCCTTCTTTGTCATGAAGGAACCTTTGTACAGCGTATGAGTAGTATTACCTACATTTTGTATTCTAAGtattatgtttttttcttctaacatGTCTAAGTCAACATTTATATCATCACTAATATTTATACCACACTTATTTTTCACAAGTTCATCTAAGTTCTTTTTTGTAATAGGTGTACTGCATAACATTGGTAAAGGCTCTTTGTTTGGGACCtgcaagaaataaatttatttgtattacatttagatgttgaattttttatgaaataattgattgattttaaataaaaaatattgactgaaataaattattatttagaacatataaattcaataatctTATTTCACAGACATTTTTATACGTGTCATGTATATAtcacataatttacataagtatgtaaatttttactACATAATAAAACTCATGTTTGTAAGATGTGAATTTTGATGCAATTACTTCTATAACTTGCCATATCCAAAGAATAATTCTTTGGAATAAGTGCTATCACTAATTAAGATTTTCAAAGTAACACTTGCCTGATATACTGGAACAACAGTTAATGATCTCCATGTATAAAATCCTTGATCACTTTCAATGCTATCGCTAAGTACTTTATCACCAATGTGAGGAATATAACCAGAATCACATATTCTTCTATTGAATACAATATCTTTTCCAATAGTACCAATTTCTTTACCTGTATCATAACTAGATACAATTCCAATGCCTAACTTAGATCGTAGTGGTTGTATCTTCTTTATGTTTAAGATTTCTTTGTTTTGATTATAAGAATTTACATCAATTTCTACTTCTGCCTCTATATGTAACCAATCTCCAATCACAGGGACAAAATCTGACTGTACTTTATTCAAATcaacagaaatattattaggTTCCACAAGTAATACTCGATTCTTGCGTTCAATTACTTTTCCGattatacattttgttaatGCTTgtgtttcatcaaaatttgcCTGAGAATCTGCAACTTCGTTGCACCATGAATCGTCATCTATCacacaaacaattttctttacctTATGTTCTTTCTCATGGCCTTCCTGCAAGGCTAGATATTGAACCTTATCGcctacttttaaattattcactgAGAGATTCACTGTATCATATACATAAAAGTTATCAATTAGAATGTAATCTGTTGAGATGAAAGTAACTTTTCCTATCTTGCAGTGACAATCATTTTCATCAATATATCCATTTTTTCCTACTTCTTTCTCATAGGCTTTTTCAATACGAGCtacaatattgtttatttcatcCGTGTCACTTTTAGTAGGAGACTTATATCCTACAGTATATTTTACAAGGTTATATATTAAGgataacatatttaatttctattgttTCTATCCATGTacctgcaaatattatttttaataagattTATGTTATCGTTACACACGGAAAGAAGTTTGCGAATTAAAAAAGtctcatattaaaatataccgATCAATTGGCTGATATCTCCACTCTGTTGCTTTAATGTAATCCAATTCTTTCCTCAATGATTGAACACGTTTTAAATGTAGTTCCCGAAGTAAAcgtttctgttgtttttgttCCTGTAATTCGGATTTCATTtgattcaaaattttcgatgTTTGATTCCCGCTAGAGGTTAATTCTGAATCTTGAGATTCTGATGTTCTCTGTCCCGTTGAATGGCCTAAAGTTCCGGACGATAAAGCAGAggaattcataattttatgaataacgATTTAAGATTAAGTCCCCGATCATTCGATCATCATCAGACACGCGCTTCCTGAAGTTGCATCGTaacaagtttattttaattatgggAGACACCAACACCATTCAAGTACTTTATACACATATTCAGCCATTTTGCTAAGATAAGGAAGGGAAGacaaacttttgaaataaaaacgaacaCGTTTATCACATACGAGTGTAACTTCTCatataaaacgataaaatacagactaatcaaattattaacgaatttATTAGTTTAAAAGTAAGGAAAGTACATAGATGTTTAGGAAGACTGCCTATGCTtgacaataatttatgtaataatatatttatacgacAATATCATATCTTGACCAATACATATTACTTTaaatcttaaatattatttatttctaatataaCGAGTAAGTAATCAAAAACAATGCGGAACATTATCATAGCgggaaaattatattcgtaGTTTTGTATTTAgagtaaattttgtatttagcTATTATCGTTTACATATAGAATTAGAAATTCGtctttgttatattatatacagggtattaTTTAAAGGTAGATATTCATTTAGGTAGTAAGTTTACGatccaaaataaaacaaaaattaagaacgAGGTAATTTGAGGTTGTTTCGCTTTCTGACCTATAAGGAAGTCATGTAAAGAAGGAAATctcaaaaacattttttaatgaccATCACGTTTTGactatgaataaaaatatttgtgatcGAATCATGAAGATAGTAGAGACTCTAGAATCTGTAATTATCTGGACATATATGTTCTAATTCtagaaaatcaaaaattaaagacaTCAAGAGATTAAGatcatatacataaataatatatatatatatatatatatatatatgttttcttcgtgttttttatatttatatttttttttctcacaatGTAACAGCTTCTTAATAATACTTTCGTATTTTTACAAgaacgttttaaatttattttcctcaatcattatttcttttttagtttataATCATTATACATagttaaaagtttcaaagtttAACATTATTCGTTTCGATAGACAaccaattttacaattaactcataaacaataatttctctAGATAGTCCTTTCAAATTATTCGTCACCTCGATTTCTTACCTATTTCTTTGACACATCGCATCCTAAATGTTCAGTATCtgttaatgtatttttcgttcaaattttaaGTGTAACAATATCAAAGGTTTTCAAAAAGATATGAAAAAAAACgtgataaaacaatttaacgtTGGTACGTCGCGGCATGATTTTACGGCGAAACCTTACGGATTTTGTTGTGACATCAAAGACCACGATCCGAGATTAACTATTGAAAACAGAAGCGTTGGCCCGCTTTTTTGTCCATACAATGTAACAGGAGGTGGGCCCGATATCAGGTTTCGTATTCAAGATGCCGACAGTGTTTCACCCTCCTCTCAACGCAGCGTTCAAAGGAGTACTCAGAGAATTGGTCAGCGAGGTAGACGTCGAAGTGGGTATCAAAGCCGACAGCGAGGTGGATATGATAGACAGCGAGGTGGATATGATCGACAGCGTGGTGGAGATGATCGACAGCGTGATAAAAATCGAAGGGCAAATGATTCGCGAGTTGGATGGGATGATGAACCGCGTGATGGACAACGTGACCGGCGGAGTACTTACCGGCGTGGTACTTCGAGAACTGATAACAACAAAACTGACGAATCTTTACCTGAACCAATGATCTGTAAACGATGCAGAGGTCCTCTCAAATGGTACTTGGAAGATGAGATCGCAGTTGCCCGTGATAGAATAATGACCACACGGCAAGAGACATATAATGCGGAAATGGAAGAGAATGTTAGAATCGCTAAGAAAAAGGGTACatgatacaattttgtatatagaTTTTTTCCGTAAtagttatgaaaaaatgatataataatgtaaGATAGAATTCAACTTTGATGTTTTTTCGAAGACGTATCAATGTACCTACAGAATcaatcgttctttttttattatctgttGTGcaagaatgataaaatatgaaatagcGGAAATAGATAGTGTTTATTTATGTGTATTTATGTGAAAAGTAGTTTAGCAGGCATACCCAATACCTTGATTTATTTTGTGGATTatattagatgtagaaattaattctgtgtctttatattcaattccTATATTATATTCAAACCTATaggttttatatatatataattatatataaatctaTGGACAtagcattaaataaattttaatttataggtatttaataatattaattgtatacaatgtattaaaaaagtataaaattttgttaaacagaaaaaatgaaacgacgtaaaaggaaaggaaaatcaATAACACGCGTATCCCAAGATGAAGAAAAATCCTAGAAAACGAAACATTATCTTACATACATACGTTTTGTAACTGATTAAATGGAATGATTGTTTAATAAAGAAGTTATAATCGAAAATATCTGATTGTTATCtcaatattgtatttattatcacTTTACACTGAAAGTAATCAAACATATTGAAACAcgtattagaaaatatattttattgtaatagaaatatttacatagcCGCACACTTACCGGAGAACGCAATACTGTGAATGCACTACCCGAAGTTGTTCGAGATTTATATTCCAATCATTGTACgtatgtacataatttatagTGTCCttgcattttttgtttacaacgtACCGTTTATAACATTGTTATTCAAtaagttaatataattacaaagtCAATATCTTCGAGTGCtaacaatatttgtattgGTTCTCTAAAATCAGTCACACACGAACTGTTATATACACgcataattaataatcaataCTTGAGATAGACGATACAAATTCAAAGCtacataaatttgtaatttacgTTATCATTGTTagtattgattttttttaaatatgcataaTCGCATGTATATGATATTGAGTCTCAATAGTAGAAATAATAgcattataattttcataggTATTCATTTTGTCCGTGAGTGTGCTGTTCACATTATCtaccaattttttattatagctTTGAAAAACGGTCGGTTTATTATGtgacaatatatttttgttgagGCGCaacttaaatttataataatagtaattttaatattaataataataataataatacatatacataatatatataaatggttaatcacaatttattgtattaaccGTTTATGAAAAAGATGCTCtatcatcaattaataaaatataacttatATATCAACTATAAAATGTGTTATATCACTCTTAAAGCCATTTTAATGTGACCATaaagcattatttaaataaaaaaacaacctGTTTGTAATATACCTCGctcatcaaaattaatttctagttcctgtttttaataacaatttgaaaaacattatGACATACTGTATTTGGTATGATACAAATTAAATCTgttgtacaaattatattagtatTATAACCAGTTTAATTTGGGTCAACGTTAATGCTTTTAAAAGGATTATATAATATCAAGTATAAGAATATAATCGCAGAAAGAAGAACATTATACATTCGTTTTCATTGAGAGTGTCTCTTcttaacaataacaatattaaagcatgtacgtatattttcatttattatgaaacatgcatttttaatattgtttgtcACTAACAATTTgacataaatttatgaaaccttcctaaaatttcatatgaagaataataattgcaataaattatatataaactaACACCGGTTTACATTGAAGcgaaattgatgaaatttgcATACATCTATGTCAAagttttgtatgaaaataaaataacaatagcaatattcaatgtttggaactttaattttctattattctttattaaactCTATgtgaaaaacaaaacgaaacattaattaatttatatgatgAGTACGCTCTTTTATTACTCTTTGGTAAACCACcggaatatattttatcattattatttacgtaaacagatttttgtattaatataaaaaagaaagcttGTTTACTATTATACACGATCAAACAATATACAGTAATGTTCTTAATTAAGAagtaaaaacataaaaaataaaaaaaataaaatgtttaacgtTTTAGTGCTCACTACAATTAAAGCTACGACATATATTTGGGAATGTTGTCCTTTGTTGAAATTTCCTTCTTCGAAGAGAGCACAGTAATATTATTGTTCGCGCATTAGTACCTTTCAATACTTTTTAAGCAAAATATTCGTATAAGAagactttaaattaaatactgaaTTATGAAGACATAAGCAATAaccttttcaaaaataaagtgTCGGAATcatgtaaaatttatgttcGAATTATAAAGTCAGTCTCTGTACATAATCATTCAGAAGGTTTATCAACCCCTTCCGAATGTGGAAGGTGCTTATCATCTTGCTTGTCGCTAATCTTACATTCGTTGTTTATTGTTTCGACAGATTTAAAATCCAAAGATTGCTTCTTATTCGTACTCTTTATCTCAATATCGTCTTTATTATCTGTTATACTAATGTTTagtttattatcattttctatcTTACACTTTTCATTATCACTCTTTGTTTTTCCTTCGGTGCTTCCAGAAGCAGTCTCTTCATCTAGAACATTTGTCAATGTATTATCTgttacacttttatttaattgtgcTTCAATAGATTGCTTATCGGAAGATTTATCTAATTCTGTTGTATGTACTTCAGTATCATGTTCATAAGAATCAATATCTGTATGTGGTTCACATAGTCTTGTTTCATTGCTACAtgattgcgttattgagtttattatattatcttcAATACTTTTTAACTTCTCATCATCCTTCTTGGTTTCTAGTGGGATTGAAGCTTGCATATCTTCTGCATGTGTGAATTCTGTTTCAGGTCGACCTTCATTTTGATCTAACTGACCTTTATCTTTACTTAGACCACCAATACTCACTTCCATTTCTGCTTCTTTCAGGTTTACATCTTCTTTTACCTTTGATGAAGATACTTCTGAGTGCACACTTTTTACTTCAGATTCATCCTCATTCTGGTGTGAGTGATCTTCGTTTTTATCCGCAATAGACTTATCTTTACTCTGATGTAAATGATCTTCTTCATCCATATTTGGATCTATTTGCGTTTTTGTTCCATCCGGCGTTGTTATATCTTCTTTCGCCATTGATGGCAATTCTTCTTCATGTATACTTTTTGCTTCAAACTGATCCTCACTTCGGTTTAAATGGTCTTCATCTTTATCCAGAATAGTATCTACTTCTTGCATTTCAGTTAACTGTGATGTATCTTgtgtttccaaattttccacagttttggttattttttcaatatcattATTCTCAAATGAGTCTATATTAGTATCATTACTCCCAGACGGTTTTTCATCCATGTCGGGTTCATCTTTTACGTTTCTTTCcatattctgtattatttcaTCTACAGTGAGTTCGACAATGAAGTTACTGTTATACGAATGTACGCTATCGGTATCCTTTATAGTCATTTTATTCTGATCTTCGAGATTTTCCAGGGACTTATTTAGTTCTTTATTTTGCTCCTCGTGTATTTCTAACACTTCTTCTGATTTTGTAATAGAATTATTCAAGTCTTGTTCAAcactgtaattaatttgatcCTCTCCGGTTTTAGCCATTGTATCTTGATCTATATtgtcattattttcatttcctaCATGGGCCTCTAATTCCTCGCTTATGTTTTGGTTTCCATGtaaattctctttttcttgtattatatCTGTATTGTTAGGTAGGTTTTCTGAAAATGACACTAGAGTATCAACAACATCTTTTCCATCAAGAGTCAGTTTAATAAGAATTGGATCAACAGCATCATTGATGATTTCGAATTGAAACTCTGTTTTTCCCTGTTCAGCGAGATCTTCGAACGTTTTACAAGCCTCTGAAGCCCAACAATTTATAGTATCTGGTTTTTGTAAGGCGCAGCGTTTAGCTAAAgtaggaatatttataatatctacAGGTAACATTCGTACTTCATCTGTAATTGCTGTATTACCATAATCTATGTATTGAACTTCGGTAGAATTTTCAGAATGCGAAAGAATTTTAGCTCTATACCATAAATCATCTTTGGAATATTTTGCAGCACAGATAGTTCCAACttcaaatgtatttaatgGAAGAAAACTAGGAGCTGCTTCCAATCTATCCAACATCATATCTAAATCTGCAGTGCTGCTTTCAGTTTGGATCCAAAATTCATCTGGTGAATTAGTACAACTAATATATACATTCGGTGAATTTTCTTCGCCTAAAGGAGGCAGTCGTTCTTCAATGATAGGTGGGCAACGTTCACAGAAGTTTGCAAGTAAGTCAGTTACATTCTCTCcgtttaatgttaatttcaCCGTTGACATGTCATCTTCTTTCAATACATCCAATAGGAATATTGTTGCTCCATCAGCAgctaattttataaattctgtgCACGCCTGTTCTGACCATTGCGTGATTCCTTCCGGCATAGCTAAGCAACATTTCCTCGATAATGGCGGCACATCTGCTAAATCTGGTGGTATGGCACGTATTTCTGTTGATGTAGCTGAATTTCCGTAATCGATATATATGACTCGTGTAGCATTATCACTGTGTGATATAACGCGCGCTCTGTACCAATATTCGTCATCAGGATATTTAGCAACGCACaacatattttctttgatttcatCGACTTTGGGAAACATATCTGCTACGATAAATCTGTCAGTCATAACTTCTAAATCACCAacagatttttcttcttgtacCCAAAATTCGCCTGGGGAATTAATATGACTCACAAAAGCAGAATGAGGATCCAATTCAAGATCAACTATTTCATCTATTAAATCATCTTCAGTATGAATCATTACAGCATGATGATCTTCAACTAATTTTTCACTAACACTTTTGTCATTTATCAACAAATCTACTCGTTTTGGAATTCCCTCTGCGATAACAAAGGCTTGTAAAGATTCAACAGATGTaactaaattttcaaacttcgtACATGTAGTAGCATTCCAATCTTCTGAATCGGTAGGAATAACATCTAATCTACATTTAATTGCATATTCCTTTATTTCTTTCCACGAATCTGAAATCTGTCGGATGTGTCCCGATTTATTATCAATGACATCAGTATTTCCATAGTCAATAAATCGAACAGTCGTAATGTCTTCGTCTGCGTCAAGTACCTGTGCTCTGTACCACACATTATCAATTGTGTACATAGCAACGCATAAACTTCCTTCTTCTAATATTCCATCCACTTGTGGGAATTTAGTAGCTTCCGTTTGAAGCTCATCTTGCTTCATAGAAAGATGTGTAACATCTTCTGCACATTGAAGCCAAAACTGACTAGGAGAGTCTACATGAGATACACATACATCATATTTATGATTTACTGTCACATTATGAACTTTAGGTTGACTTGTTCCAGATATTTCTTGCTGAGATGTTAAATTAAGTGAAGTAAATTTATCACTAATTTTTTCTCCATCACATAATAATTCTGTTATCCATTTCTTGTTTACATTACGAAAAATTGCAGTGAGCTCCTTGTtcgacaaataattttgtaatatatttagttGTTCTCCCACTGTACCATTAAGCGTTACTGGTAACGAAACATTGACAGCCAATTGATGTGGTACATAAAAAGATGGGTCTAAAGTCATTAGTAGATCACGAGTGACTTCTTCGTTATTACCATAGTCAATGAAATTCACGTAAATTCCACTTTCGGTACATTTTATGACTTTGGCACGATACCACTGACCATCTACGCTTTTAGCCGCGCACAAAATACCTACTTCCGGTTCTATTAACTTTCCAGACGTGGGGTAATATTCCTTAAgtgctttaattaaattttggtccaaaatattttctgtgttACGCTGTAGCCATATACTACTAGAATGATCTGCGTATGATACTGTCACTTTATGAGTAGAACTTAAAATAGGCATAGGACATATTGGTGATatcttttcatcgacctcttcaaaaatacttattttgttACCCAATAAATCGAACAGTTTTACGATGagtctgtaaaaaaaaaaaaaggagaaaatgtatacagggtgttaacaaatatgtggAACTTTTTTTAGGATAAGTCTTcatgcaaatataaatattaactttacCTGTTATTGTCAACTTCATGAACATATATAATCACTTCTTTCCCTTCAACACATTTTTTCAGTGTTGCATCAGTATCAGAAGATGGCGTAACACCTAAAAGGGAACATTCTATTGCCTGGTTCTGCATAACTGAAAGTTCTCCTGGTAAAGCTAAGACCTGAATTAACAGAATATGGCATTAACAATAATTGAGGATAATCCTACGCgagttttaataaacaaaaatgtaaaaaagcaaataatatgtttttattgtaataaacacGTATAGTGTTTAGGCTCATGTCCTTATATTTAAGCGTGTATAAGCATTTTCtgcttaataataatatacaggaTGGTCCACGCAAGTTACACACCTCGATTAACTcctaaaatatgtattgtatCATTCACGCcatcaaaaaaattattcatataatacaTACTTTAGAAGTTAATCGTGGTATGCGAGTTGTATGGGCCACTGTGTATAAAGCAATgcagtattaaattaaaaatgtatacataataCGTTAGATATTAATAGCCTTAACGAGAttcttatgaaatttattctactataaatatataatttgcCAAAATTTCAATGCAGCAAGTATGGTATTAAATAACTCCTACACCTAGCAGTAATGTTATATTACCTAtagttaaattgaatttagcATGTACATTCatgttggttttttttttaaaaactcacGCAATCTGAGAGAATTTCATCATATGCTCCagaatcaattaattttacattaaagcCTGTGGATCGTGAATGGCTATTGATTACTGCTCGTCTCCATACTCCATTTGAATAAACCAAACAACCTGTGCTCAGGCATAACTCATGGGCTGATAATCGTTGCATCACCTGCCATTGTCATACTTATCCTTACCAATATTATTAACTTGCAGTTTTTTATATAACCATATTCAAGAATttgaatgttaaataaattaatagtaattgATTCAGTATTATTCTGCTCATTCTAATGAGAAgtataagtataaaatatatataatagtaaCTGGTAACTGATGTTTTGAAGTCtctcattattttacatagtATGTTACAATGTTTAGAGCATGCAATATAACACTTTGGTTGTGAGAGACATATGCATACATTCagacaaaataattgtttatttataaaagacgtATAGTATGGTAcgttttgtttaatatatttaattttcttattatgcTACTATATATACTATCGGACACTATGTCACCTGCTTCATATTTATGTGTAATAATgataatgtacaaaatatttcgaatataacgacataattcaatattaaaattaattttatcttaa
This genomic interval carries:
- the LOC128883912 gene encoding uncharacterized protein LOC128883912 → MKKNVIKQFNVGTSRHDFTAKPYGFCCDIKDHDPRLTIENRSVGPLFCPYNVTGGGPDIRFRIQDADSVSPSSQRSVQRSTQRIGQRGRRRSGYQSRQRGGYDRQRGGYDRQRGGDDRQRDKNRRANDSRVGWDDEPRDGQRDRRSTYRRGTSRTDNNKTDESLPEPMICKRCRGPLKWYLEDEIAVARDRIMTTRQETYNAEMEENVRIAKKKEKMKRRKRKGKSITRVSQDEEKS